The Lactobacillus sp. CBA3605 genome contains a region encoding:
- a CDS encoding class I SAM-dependent methyltransferase, which produces MQSVQITGNSQRKVKDGYPLLVEEDLKDPSLRLTDGSFVRLMASSQFMGYALIAKHRRQLGWVLSLDETQTPTPDYFRKLFKQALIRRETSIDGRLPHRVFNAAGDGLGGVTIDRYGDYYVFTWYAEGVYQQRDMIYAAFETATDHQFKGIYAKLRFNVEEANLKSQLVTGTEAPEPLLVTEGEVTYPVNLKDDLTTGLLLDMRPIRDWIASAELQGKTVLNLFSQENGITAAAAVAGAAKTISIETNKKGATATAEQLAMNNIDPDKHEIRTIEANRYLDYTEKHHLSYDVVVVTAPTFARIKKQKFQVATDLTALLTQALPTVRRDGQLVVATTANNFSMNKFKEAVTAAFDESDRQFTITETFRLPADFVTRKAYLASNYLKVLVLTLDK; this is translated from the coding sequence ATGCAAAGCGTACAAATTACAGGTAATTCTCAACGAAAAGTCAAAGATGGCTATCCGTTATTAGTGGAAGAAGATTTAAAAGATCCCAGCTTACGATTGACAGATGGGTCTTTCGTAAGATTGATGGCAAGTTCGCAATTTATGGGCTATGCCTTGATTGCAAAGCATCGACGTCAATTGGGTTGGGTCTTGAGCTTAGATGAAACGCAAACCCCAACGCCAGATTACTTCCGAAAATTATTCAAGCAAGCCTTGATTCGGCGGGAAACGTCGATTGATGGTCGTTTACCACACCGGGTATTTAATGCAGCTGGTGATGGCTTAGGCGGGGTGACGATTGACCGTTATGGTGACTATTATGTCTTTACTTGGTATGCCGAAGGAGTTTATCAACAACGCGACATGATCTATGCGGCGTTTGAGACGGCAACTGATCATCAATTCAAAGGGATTTATGCAAAGTTACGGTTTAACGTGGAAGAAGCTAACTTAAAGAGCCAGTTAGTGACTGGGACGGAAGCACCGGAACCATTACTGGTTACTGAAGGTGAAGTGACTTATCCGGTTAACTTGAAAGATGATTTAACAACCGGCTTGTTGTTAGATATGCGACCAATCCGGGATTGGATTGCGAGTGCCGAACTTCAAGGCAAAACGGTCTTAAACTTGTTCAGTCAAGAAAATGGGATTACAGCGGCAGCCGCAGTGGCTGGTGCCGCTAAGACCATCTCGATTGAAACCAATAAAAAAGGAGCAACCGCGACTGCTGAGCAATTGGCGATGAACAATATCGATCCCGATAAGCACGAAATTCGGACAATTGAAGCGAACCGTTACTTGGACTATACCGAGAAACATCATTTGAGTTATGACGTTGTTGTTGTCACGGCGCCAACTTTTGCACGAATTAAAAAGCAAAAGTTCCAAGTAGCGACTGATTTGACAGCTTTATTGACGCAAGCCTTGCCAACCGTCCGGCGCGATGGTCAATTAGTGGTTGCAACGACGGCTAACAATTTCTCGATGAATAAGTTTAAGGAAGCTGTTACCGCGGCGTTTGATGAAAGTGATCGGCAGTTTACCATTACCGAAACGTTCCGATTACCAGCTGACTTTGTGACGCGTAAAGCCTATCTGGCTAGCAACTATTTAAAGGTACTTGTGCTAACGCTCGATAAATAA
- a CDS encoding glucose-6-phosphate isomerase, whose amino-acid sequence MAHISFDSSNLTKFVHDNELGEMQAMVTAADKELREGTGAGNDFRGWLDLPTDYDKEEFARIKSAAKKIQSDSDVLVVIGIGGSYLGARAAIEFLHETFWSSLSREDRKFPQVVFAGNSISSSYVNDLVHLIGDRDFSVNIISKSGTTTEPSIAFRVFKEKLVAKYGAEAAKGRIFATTDRKRGALKQEADAEGYESFVIPDDVGGRFTVLTPVGLLPIAVSGGDIDSLMKGAADGKAVYSDADLSKNEAYQYAAFRNILYRKGYTTEILENYEPNMAMFSEWWKQLMGESEGKDQKGIYPSSANFTTDLHSLGQYIQEGRRNLMETVVKVDNATSDVAIPKETENLDGLKYLEGKTMAQVNTKAFEGVIMAHVDGGVPNMVVNIPSQDAYTLGYMIYFFEAAVAISGYLNGINPFNQPGVEAYKNNMFALLGKPGYEELTAKLTSRLK is encoded by the coding sequence ATGGCACACATTTCATTTGACAGCTCTAATTTGACTAAGTTTGTTCACGACAACGAACTTGGTGAAATGCAAGCAATGGTCACAGCTGCTGACAAGGAGCTGCGTGAAGGTACTGGCGCCGGTAACGATTTTCGTGGCTGGTTAGACTTACCAACGGATTACGATAAGGAAGAATTCGCCCGCATTAAATCAGCGGCTAAAAAAATTCAATCTGATTCAGATGTCTTAGTTGTAATCGGAATTGGTGGCTCATACCTTGGTGCGCGAGCAGCCATTGAATTTTTACATGAAACTTTCTGGTCATCACTTTCACGTGAAGACCGTAAATTCCCACAAGTTGTCTTTGCTGGGAACTCAATCTCATCTTCATACGTTAATGACTTAGTTCATTTAATCGGTGACCGTGACTTTTCTGTTAATATTATTTCGAAGTCTGGGACGACGACTGAACCTTCAATCGCATTCCGGGTCTTCAAAGAAAAATTGGTTGCTAAGTATGGTGCCGAAGCTGCTAAAGGCCGGATTTTTGCAACAACTGACCGTAAGCGCGGTGCATTGAAGCAAGAAGCTGATGCTGAAGGTTACGAATCATTCGTTATCCCTGATGATGTTGGTGGTCGTTTCACTGTCTTAACTCCAGTTGGCTTGTTACCAATTGCAGTTTCTGGCGGCGATATTGATTCATTGATGAAGGGTGCTGCCGATGGGAAAGCCGTTTATTCTGACGCTGACTTAAGCAAGAATGAAGCTTACCAATATGCTGCTTTCCGGAATATCTTATACCGGAAGGGTTATACCACTGAAATTCTTGAAAACTACGAACCAAATATGGCGATGTTCTCAGAATGGTGGAAGCAATTAATGGGTGAATCCGAAGGTAAAGACCAAAAGGGGATTTACCCATCATCTGCTAACTTTACGACTGACTTACATTCATTGGGTCAATATATCCAAGAAGGTCGTCGTAACTTGATGGAAACTGTCGTTAAAGTTGACAATGCAACGAGTGATGTTGCGATTCCTAAGGAAACTGAAAACCTTGATGGTTTGAAGTATCTTGAAGGTAAGACGATGGCTCAAGTTAACACCAAGGCTTTTGAAGGGGTTATTATGGCCCACGTTGATGGCGGTGTTCCTAACATGGTTGTTAACATTCCTAGCCAAGATGCTTATACTTTGGGTTACATGATTTACTTCTTTGAAGCTGCAGTTGCTATTTCTGGTTACTTAAATGGGATTAACCCATTCAACCAACCAGGGGTCGAAGCTTACAAGAATAACATGTTTGCCTTACTTGGCAAGCCTGGCTACGAAGAATTAACTGCAAAGTTAACTTCACGCCTTAAGTAA
- a CDS encoding YxeA family protein — protein MKKGLIGLAVVGLVILGALFGSKQVTKNQGTELAMALDNVNPLVKVSTVYALTNTAVKKGTGQMGETIYTYRMETYDQAGNVRWLTFTADKRLRLKKYLKIETKGQNVNSWTAVEQTTVPAEVVQRLVES, from the coding sequence ATGAAAAAAGGATTAATTGGGTTAGCAGTCGTTGGATTGGTTATTTTAGGTGCGCTATTCGGTTCTAAACAGGTGACAAAAAATCAAGGGACTGAATTGGCGATGGCTTTGGACAATGTGAATCCGCTGGTTAAAGTCAGTACCGTTTATGCGTTAACGAATACCGCCGTTAAAAAAGGCACCGGCCAAATGGGTGAAACAATCTATACGTATCGGATGGAAACCTATGATCAGGCTGGTAATGTGCGTTGGTTAACCTTTACAGCGGATAAGCGGTTACGCTTAAAGAAATATCTGAAAATTGAAACTAAAGGTCAAAATGTGAACAGTTGGACGGCAGTTGAGCAGACCACCGTGCCAGCTGAGGTCGTTCAAAGACTCGTTGAAAGTTAA
- a CDS encoding ABC transporter ATP-binding protein, which produces MSEKKSTNEAQPRPAGPQHGPGSHQTFEKPKSFWKTTMRLMRYMSDRWVGLVVVMIFAIASVIFQIRTPKILGQATTEIYKGIMKGNAQQQAGIHQTGFPINFEKIGQIILVVILMYLASAIFSFIQQFIMTRISQGTVYKLRRSFKGKMKDVPISYYDTHSNGDIMSRAVNDMDNIANTLQQNLTQAVTSTVTFIGTLWMMLSISWKLTLIALVTIPLSVVVVGVIAPKSQKFFGTQQKSLGLLNNQVEENYAGHVVIKSFNKEQDAIDDFEIQNDNYYRSAWKAQFISGIIMPLMIFLNNIGYVFVAIIGGIDVANGKVSLGNIQAFLQYTQQFSQPISQMANLLNTIQSTIASAERVFEVLDEEDMQQTKSALPAKTDDDNLISLDHVQFGYNNGDLLLTDYNLDVKRGQQVAIVGPTGAGKTTIINLLERFYDISGGSIRLNGVDTRDISREDLRSHFAMVLQDTWLFTGTIFDNLKYGRETATDDEIYAAAKAAHVDEFVRKLPDGYQTILNEEASNISQGQRQLLTIARAFVADPEILILDEATSSVDTRTEVHIQHAMERLLQNRTSFVVAHRLSTIQGADNIIVMNHGSVVETGTHEGLMAQNGFYADLYNSQFTGNISLD; this is translated from the coding sequence ATGAGTGAAAAGAAATCAACAAATGAAGCTCAGCCTCGTCCAGCCGGCCCACAACACGGCCCTGGTTCGCATCAGACATTTGAGAAGCCCAAGAGCTTTTGGAAAACCACGATGCGGCTAATGCGGTACATGTCGGACCGTTGGGTTGGTCTAGTGGTTGTCATGATTTTTGCGATTGCATCCGTGATCTTCCAAATTCGGACGCCTAAGATTTTAGGGCAAGCCACGACTGAAATCTATAAAGGAATTATGAAGGGGAATGCCCAGCAGCAAGCCGGTATTCACCAGACTGGGTTTCCAATAAACTTTGAAAAAATTGGACAAATTATCCTCGTTGTTATTTTGATGTACTTGGCTTCGGCGATCTTTAGCTTTATTCAACAATTCATTATGACGCGCATTTCACAAGGAACCGTTTATAAGTTGCGGCGCTCTTTCAAAGGTAAGATGAAAGATGTGCCAATCTCATACTATGATACCCATTCCAATGGGGATATTATGAGTCGAGCCGTTAACGATATGGATAATATCGCCAATACCTTGCAACAAAACTTAACGCAAGCGGTCACGAGTACAGTGACCTTTATTGGGACGTTGTGGATGATGCTTTCAATTAGTTGGAAGTTGACATTAATTGCCTTAGTGACCATTCCATTGAGTGTCGTCGTGGTTGGCGTGATTGCACCTAAGTCACAAAAGTTCTTTGGCACACAACAAAAGAGTTTGGGGTTATTGAATAACCAAGTTGAAGAAAACTATGCTGGTCATGTGGTTATCAAGAGTTTTAATAAAGAACAAGATGCCATTGATGACTTTGAAATCCAAAATGATAATTACTATCGATCAGCCTGGAAAGCCCAATTTATTTCTGGGATTATCATGCCATTGATGATTTTCTTGAATAACATTGGCTACGTTTTCGTTGCGATTATTGGTGGGATTGATGTTGCCAACGGGAAAGTCTCCCTAGGGAACATTCAAGCGTTCTTACAATATACCCAACAATTCTCACAACCAATTTCACAAATGGCAAACTTGTTGAACACGATTCAATCAACGATTGCGTCTGCTGAACGGGTTTTCGAAGTATTAGATGAAGAAGACATGCAACAAACTAAGTCGGCGCTACCAGCGAAGACGGATGATGATAACTTGATTAGTTTGGATCACGTGCAGTTTGGTTATAACAATGGTGACTTATTGTTAACCGACTATAACTTGGATGTCAAACGGGGTCAGCAAGTTGCTATTGTCGGACCAACTGGGGCCGGAAAGACGACCATCATTAACTTGTTGGAACGTTTCTACGATATTAGTGGGGGTTCCATTCGCTTGAACGGGGTCGATACGCGCGATATTTCACGTGAAGACTTACGGTCACACTTTGCGATGGTTTTACAAGACACTTGGTTGTTCACTGGGACGATCTTCGATAACTTGAAGTATGGTCGTGAAACTGCGACGGATGATGAAATCTATGCGGCGGCTAAAGCAGCGCACGTTGACGAATTCGTGCGGAAGTTACCAGATGGCTACCAAACGATTCTGAATGAAGAAGCCTCAAATATTTCACAAGGTCAACGACAATTATTGACGATTGCCCGGGCCTTTGTTGCTGATCCAGAAATCTTGATTTTAGATGAAGCAACAAGTTCAGTTGATACCCGGACGGAAGTGCATATTCAGCACGCAATGGAACGGTTGTTACAAAATCGGACCAGCTTCGTGGTGGCACACCGTTTGTCAACGATTCAAGGTGCCGACAATATTATTGTGATGAACCATGGTTCCGTTGTTGAAACTGGAACACATGAAGGATTGATGGCCCAAAATGGCTTCTATGCCGATTTATATAACAGTCAATTTACCGGTAATATTAGTCTCGACTAA
- a CDS encoding GRP family sugar transporter, translated as MGILIALIPAIAWGSIGLISGHMGGSARQQTLGMTMGALVFGLILWIVEQPALTAAVWITGIVSGLFWSVGQGQQFTSMKAIGISRTTPMSTGMQLVANALAGVLLFNEWHGRMYWIGSISVIILIAGAVLTSLTDRTDPNRKASESWGVGIRALIISTIGYAGYTIVVHYGNVNAQAVVMPQAVGMLIGALVWSFKDKPWLEKATYRNIVTGLVWGIGNLFMFMAMAQIGQAIAYSLSQMGIVISTFGSIYLLGERKTKREMVYVVIGSILVIVGGIALSLMKA; from the coding sequence ATGGGAATTCTAATTGCACTGATTCCTGCGATTGCGTGGGGTAGTATCGGCTTGATTAGTGGTCATATGGGTGGTTCTGCGCGGCAACAGACCCTTGGTATGACAATGGGTGCTTTGGTATTTGGGCTCATTCTTTGGATTGTGGAACAACCAGCTCTAACCGCAGCGGTATGGATTACTGGGATTGTTTCTGGGCTATTTTGGAGCGTTGGTCAAGGCCAACAATTCACGTCAATGAAAGCCATTGGGATTTCACGGACGACGCCAATGTCAACTGGGATGCAGTTAGTGGCGAATGCCTTAGCTGGTGTCTTGCTGTTCAATGAATGGCATGGCCGGATGTATTGGATTGGCTCAATTTCAGTCATCATTTTGATTGCTGGGGCGGTTTTAACGTCGCTAACTGATCGAACTGACCCGAATCGGAAAGCGTCTGAAAGTTGGGGTGTTGGGATTCGAGCGTTGATTATTTCAACAATCGGGTATGCTGGTTATACGATTGTTGTGCATTATGGGAACGTTAATGCGCAAGCAGTTGTCATGCCCCAAGCGGTTGGGATGCTAATTGGCGCCTTAGTTTGGTCCTTTAAAGACAAGCCTTGGTTAGAAAAAGCAACATATCGCAATATCGTCACCGGACTTGTCTGGGGGATTGGGAACTTATTCATGTTCATGGCGATGGCCCAAATCGGTCAAGCAATTGCTTATTCGCTATCACAAATGGGGATTGTTATTTCAACCTTTGGGAGTATTTACTTACTCGGTGAGCGGAAGACGAAGCGTGAGATGGTTTACGTGGTAATCGGTTCGATATTGGTCATTGTTGGTGGGATTGCATTGTCACTAATGAAAGCTTAA
- a CDS encoding ABC transporter ATP-binding protein — MLKIAKGRISYMAVIGAILFMIVQVIASLNLPSLTSNIVNNGVAKGDISYIWKIGFEMIGFSLLSVVAAFGNVFLAARSSQQLGKNLRSDIYKKVINFSNDEFDKVETSSLITRTTNDVVQIQNVAMMALRMMIMAPIMLIGASFLAYTKSHELTWIFVVSIPVLILFIGLIMMFAIPLFRAMQTKTDRINLVFREGLTGVRVIRAFRQDKFEQNRFEEANQDYTHNAIKVNTIVALALPVMTLIMSGTNVAIVWFGGQLIGSQTMPVGNMIAFMTYAMQVLMSFMMLAMVFALIPRAAASASRIQEVLAIKTKITDPENPVALSDTTEHALAFEHVDYRYQSAEELALTDIDFEAHSGQTVAIIGGTGSGKTTLVNLIPRFYDIDKGHVRVDGQDVRDIRTQDLHQAVSFVPQTATLFTGTIRDNMKFGKPDATDDDIWHALEIARSTDFVKEEGGLEAHVEQGGGNFSGGQRQRLAIARALVKQASVYVFDDSFSALDFKTDAQLRAELRQDKLIQQSVVVIVAQRIATVADADLIIVLDNGKVVGQGTHAELKATNDVYQEIMNSQLREEDQL; from the coding sequence ATGCTTAAAATAGCGAAAGGTCGGATTTCATATATGGCCGTGATTGGTGCGATCTTATTTATGATCGTCCAAGTTATCGCCAGTTTGAATCTACCTAGTTTGACGTCGAATATTGTGAATAACGGGGTCGCTAAAGGTGATATTAGTTATATTTGGAAAATCGGTTTTGAAATGATTGGATTTTCACTACTATCAGTTGTCGCAGCTTTTGGCAATGTTTTCTTAGCGGCACGATCGTCACAACAGTTAGGTAAGAATTTACGTTCAGATATTTATAAGAAAGTCATTAACTTTTCAAATGATGAGTTTGATAAAGTTGAAACCTCTTCATTAATTACACGGACGACTAATGATGTGGTCCAAATTCAAAATGTTGCGATGATGGCATTACGGATGATGATTATGGCACCTATCATGTTGATTGGGGCGAGCTTTTTAGCCTATACCAAAAGTCATGAGCTCACTTGGATTTTTGTGGTCTCCATTCCAGTGCTCATTCTTTTTATCGGCTTAATCATGATGTTTGCAATTCCATTGTTCCGCGCGATGCAAACAAAAACTGATCGGATTAACTTAGTTTTCCGAGAAGGCTTGACGGGGGTCCGGGTAATCCGGGCGTTCCGGCAAGATAAATTTGAACAAAATCGATTTGAAGAAGCTAACCAAGATTATACGCATAATGCGATTAAAGTGAACACAATTGTGGCGCTGGCCCTTCCGGTCATGACGTTGATCATGAGTGGGACTAACGTGGCGATTGTTTGGTTTGGGGGCCAATTGATTGGCAGTCAGACCATGCCAGTTGGGAACATGATTGCTTTCATGACTTATGCGATGCAAGTTTTGATGAGCTTTATGATGTTAGCGATGGTCTTCGCTTTGATTCCACGGGCCGCCGCCTCAGCTTCACGGATTCAAGAAGTGTTAGCTATTAAAACGAAGATTACAGATCCTGAAAATCCAGTTGCGTTATCAGATACGACTGAACACGCTTTGGCCTTTGAACACGTTGATTACCGTTACCAAAGTGCGGAAGAACTTGCATTAACGGATATTGATTTCGAAGCGCATTCTGGGCAAACGGTGGCCATTATCGGTGGGACTGGGTCTGGTAAGACGACGTTAGTTAACTTAATTCCACGTTTCTATGATATTGATAAAGGGCATGTTCGGGTTGATGGTCAAGATGTTCGGGATATCCGGACGCAAGATTTACATCAAGCTGTTTCATTTGTGCCACAAACGGCGACATTATTTACCGGTACTATTCGCGATAATATGAAATTTGGGAAACCAGATGCGACTGATGATGATATTTGGCATGCGTTAGAAATTGCGCGTTCGACTGACTTCGTTAAAGAAGAAGGCGGGTTAGAGGCGCACGTTGAACAAGGTGGGGGTAACTTCTCCGGTGGACAGCGACAACGATTAGCGATTGCACGTGCTTTAGTTAAGCAGGCTTCCGTTTATGTCTTTGACGATTCATTTTCAGCTTTGGATTTCAAGACAGATGCGCAATTACGGGCTGAACTACGTCAAGATAAGTTAATCCAACAAAGTGTTGTCGTCATCGTTGCGCAACGAATTGCAACAGTTGCTGATGCTGACCTAATTATTGTCTTAGACAATGGTAAAGTGGTTGGTCAAGGGACTCATGCGGAATTGAAAGCAACTAATGACGTGTATCAAGAAATTATGAACTCACAATTACGAGAGGAGGATCAACTGTAA